From Bacteroides uniformis:
GCGTAGTGCGGAAATCACGGCTTTTAGGGTAGAGTCGGTGTAGGCAAAGAAGTTTTCCGGCTTGAATAACGCTTGCCGGGTCAACGGGACATCGTTTGCCGGGAATCGGGGTTGATAGAAGGATTCTTCTGTTTCGCAAGAGGCGAGTATTCCTAAAAGAATGCACAAGGCAAGGCAGATGTTTTGCCATTTCTGCTTAGGAGGGGTTGGAGAGTGCTGTCTGCTTCCTTTTGTATTCATAGCGCGAATGCTTAAGGTATAAAGGATAGACAAATAAAGCAAAAAAAAAGCAGAAATGAAAGGAAAAGCGGGAGAATTTTGTTAATCCGGAAGCTGTTCTACCACAGATTGCATGGATTTTCAGGCCATGTAATCTGTGGTGAACACCCTTTTGTAAGGGTGTCTATGGCTGGTATTTTCGTGCTTCTGCAAATTCCTTTGAAACGGAGTTGTTGAAACTCTTGCATACCTCGGCGGCAAACTCAATGCCGTATTGGATAACTTGGTCCCAAGTAGCCTCGTCCATGGTATCGAGGTCCTCGTAGCGTACATTATATTTCAGCAGCCCGAAGATGATGCCTGCGTTGAAGTTGTCTCCTGCACCGATGGTGCTGACCGCCTCCAGTGGGGGGATGGAATATTCCTTGGAAATCGTGCCGGTGCGCAATGAAACCTGCTCCGCGCCGGCTGTGCAGAGGAAGTTGCGGCAGTAGAACTTTACTTTGTCTTTGTATATCTTGTCGGCCTCCTGCAGGCCCCACATATAGAAGAAATCCTCTTGCGAGCCGCGTACAATGTTGGCGTATTCCAGATTCTCGATGATGGTGGGAGCCAGCTTGATGGCCTCCTCTTTATGGGACGAACGGAAATTGGGATCGTAGTAGATGATGGCATGCATGTCGTGTGCGCGTTCCAGTAGCTCCACCACTTTGTCGCGCAGTACCGGATTCAGGGCATAGTACGACCCTATGATTACGATGTCGTCTTCCTGAATCTGCGGATATTCCACGTCCAGGCGCTGCTTGGGATAATCTTTGTAGAAGATGTATTCCGCATCGCTCCGGTTGTTCAGGAAAGCGAGTGATACGGGGGACTTCCCGTCGGGGAACACATTGACATGGTCTGTGGGAATATTGTTCTCGCGCATGAAGTTGAGGATGATATTGCCCACGTGGTCGTTGCCCGTTTCACTGATAAAGCAGATGGGAACACCGATACGTCCCAGTGAAACGATGCCGTTGAATACCGAACCGCCCGGAACGGCTGCTGTGGGCTGTCCGCCACGGAATATGATGTCCAGTATGGTTTCTCCGATGCCTATTACTTTACGCATAGCGATCTTGATTTTTCTCCGAGGTAACCACCGTGATGGCGCTTGGAGTAGTCTTCAATGGTGAATCCTGTTTCTTTCATGGTCTGTACCACCAGGATGTCGCCGATGACGGTCATGGCGGTGGTCGAAGTCGTAGGCGTCATGCCCAGTACACATACTTCTTGCGGTTTCCCGGTGCTGAGGCATACATTGGATTCGTGTGCCAGGGGGCTGTCGGGGTTTCCGGTGATGACGATGAACTTCAGTCCCGGGTTCAGGTTATGTGCCAGCTGTGTCAGCTCCACGATTTCGCGAGTTTTGCCCGAATTGGAGATAAGTAGCAACAAGTCGTTCTCCTGAAGGATGCCGAGGTCACCATGCTGTGCTTCGCTGGGGTGCAGGAAAACGGAAGGAATGCCGGTGGAGCAGAAGGTAGTGGCGATGTTCATGGCTATCTGTCCGGCCTTGCCCATACCCGAAGTTACCAGTTTCCCTTTTTTGCGGTGCACTTGTTCTACGATGAGTTCTACAGCTCTTTCATAAGCGTCCGTCACTGGAATGTTCAGTACGGCCTGTGCCTCTTTCTGCAAAAGCTCTTGAATGGATGCAATCATATACCTATAATGTGTTAATGTGATTAATGTGCTAATGTGCTAATTGGCTGCGCTGTGATGCCGCATGGTCATTGGCACATTGGCACATTAGCACATTTGTACATTGCAAATATCTGCAATTTTCTATAAACGGCAATAAGTTTTATTGTATTTTTGTCGCCTCAAATAGTTTGAAACGTCAGAATGAAGAAGTTAAAAGAGAATTTACCGTCGGCTTTCAACCGATATATCCTGCCCAACGGCTTGCGCATCATTCATGAACCCTCGGCCTCCAAAGTGGCTTAT
This genomic window contains:
- a CDS encoding SIS domain-containing protein, whose protein sequence is MIASIQELLQKEAQAVLNIPVTDAYERAVELIVEQVHRKKGKLVTSGMGKAGQIAMNIATTFCSTGIPSVFLHPSEAQHGDLGILQENDLLLLISNSGKTREIVELTQLAHNLNPGLKFIVITGNPDSPLAHESNVCLSTGKPQEVCVLGMTPTTSTTAMTVIGDILVVQTMKETGFTIEDYSKRHHGGYLGEKSRSLCVK
- a CDS encoding carbohydrate kinase family protein; its protein translation is MRKVIGIGETILDIIFRGGQPTAAVPGGSVFNGIVSLGRIGVPICFISETGNDHVGNIILNFMRENNIPTDHVNVFPDGKSPVSLAFLNNRSDAEYIFYKDYPKQRLDVEYPQIQEDDIVIIGSYYALNPVLRDKVVELLERAHDMHAIIYYDPNFRSSHKEEAIKLAPTIIENLEYANIVRGSQEDFFYMWGLQEADKIYKDKVKFYCRNFLCTAGAEQVSLRTGTISKEYSIPPLEAVSTIGAGDNFNAGIIFGLLKYNVRYEDLDTMDEATWDQVIQYGIEFAAEVCKSFNNSVSKEFAEARKYQP